The Desmonostoc muscorum LEGE 12446 genome includes a region encoding these proteins:
- a CDS encoding cofactor assembly of complex C subunit B: MDTPILPSTLLLTLLLSVGLFFFIRASTKDRTEIAHLVSEQGEAAFMSQLKEYFQSRSYRVAAVDREQNQVTFEGNVRPSWFLAIFLTLLAATGIVCLSLVVYLIFPSLSSLFLAMVLLSPLTGVFYWKKSGRLEKVSLKLETTQSEQTFSSKVTVVAHRDELTQLRKTLQLKPSE, encoded by the coding sequence ATGGATACTCCTATTCTGCCATCTACGTTGCTGCTAACCTTGTTGTTATCGGTCGGGCTGTTTTTCTTTATTCGTGCTTCGACTAAAGACCGTACAGAAATAGCGCACTTGGTATCCGAACAAGGCGAAGCCGCTTTCATGTCTCAATTAAAAGAGTATTTTCAATCGCGGTCTTACCGAGTGGCAGCGGTAGACCGAGAACAAAACCAAGTAACTTTTGAAGGTAATGTTCGCCCCAGCTGGTTCTTAGCTATATTTCTCACTTTGTTGGCAGCTACTGGTATTGTTTGTCTGTCACTGGTGGTGTATCTAATTTTTCCGAGCCTTAGTAGCCTTTTTCTGGCGATGGTACTGCTGTCGCCTTTGACTGGTGTGTTTTATTGGAAAAAATCTGGAAGACTTGAGAAGGTGTCGCTCAAGCTAGAAACAACTCAGAGCGAACAAACCTTCTCAAGTAAGGTTACTGTAGTTGCCCATCGAGATGAACTCACCCAGTTACGGAAGACCCTACAGCTAAAGCCTAGTGAATAA
- a CDS encoding type II toxin-antitoxin system RelE family toxin encodes MKKLEGSDNLYRVRLEKYRIIYEIQDSLLLVTVVKIKHRRDVYRF; translated from the coding sequence GTGAAAAAATTAGAAGGTTCGGATAATTTATACAGAGTCAGATTGGAAAAATATCGAATCATTTACGAAATACAAGATAGTTTATTATTAGTGACGGTGGTCAAAATAAAGCATCGTAGAGATGTTTATAGATTCTGA
- a CDS encoding class I SAM-dependent methyltransferase gives MIEKTVKVIKGELLPEGDYVSPGFSTIQPDSCFPNMILGNTYNSFWFYLRRDIAHNWYVDRRQQDTGFVSRDEAHILYNTALKFQGKKALEIGCWMGWSACHLALGGVELDVIDPMLSTELFSESVTDSLKSAGVKESVNLIPGYSPQAVEELANKFERKWSLIFIDGHHETPAPLNDTMICEQFAEPDALILFHDLASPDVGEGLDYLKNKGWNTMVYQTMQIMGVAWRGNVEPVIHQPDPEINWRLPPHLQHYSVSGSISNVAEDKSGKMLKSVRPNTLLTEAKLLSLYSHVDQLYYYISWLPRMFKQAIARKKPQKS, from the coding sequence ATGATTGAAAAAACAGTAAAAGTAATAAAAGGCGAATTATTGCCAGAGGGAGATTATGTTTCACCAGGATTTTCTACTATTCAGCCAGATTCATGTTTTCCGAATATGATTTTGGGAAATACATATAATAGTTTTTGGTTTTACCTGCGGCGGGATATTGCTCATAACTGGTACGTGGATAGACGACAGCAGGATACAGGATTTGTCAGCAGAGATGAAGCTCATATTCTTTACAATACAGCCTTAAAATTTCAGGGAAAAAAAGCTTTAGAAATAGGCTGTTGGATGGGTTGGTCAGCTTGTCATTTAGCTTTAGGAGGGGTGGAGTTAGATGTTATCGATCCGATGCTATCCACAGAATTATTTTCTGAAAGCGTCACAGATTCACTGAAGTCAGCTGGCGTCAAAGAATCTGTAAATCTCATACCAGGATATAGCCCTCAAGCAGTAGAAGAGTTAGCAAATAAATTTGAACGTAAATGGTCATTGATATTTATAGATGGTCACCACGAAACACCAGCACCACTGAATGACACAATGATTTGCGAACAATTTGCAGAACCAGATGCTTTAATTTTATTTCATGATTTAGCTTCTCCCGATGTTGGTGAAGGATTGGACTACTTGAAAAACAAAGGGTGGAACACAATGGTATATCAAACTATGCAAATCATGGGAGTTGCATGGCGGGGAAATGTTGAGCCGGTAATACATCAGCCAGATCCTGAAATTAACTGGCGTTTACCTCCACATTTGCAACATTATTCTGTTAGCGGTTCAATCTCAAATGTGGCGGAAGATAAATCTGGAAAAATGCTCAAATCAGTCCGACCAAATACTTTATTAACTGAAGCAAAGTTATTGTCGTTGTATAGTCACGTAGACCAATTATATTATTATATTTCTTGGCTGCCACGAATGTTCAAGCAGGCGATCGCCAGAAAGAAACCTCAGAAAAGCTGA
- a CDS encoding peptidoglycan-binding domain-containing protein: MKTGVDSSVTELASVFEASENIKVVHLPVILKFLNWKNLPSPAAMRLLSVALTMGILSIAGEVSAAQKIGSNGSQVANSQRCLKKLGYFKGPVTGKFASLTQNAVIKFQQANRLPAIGVIGPSTQKALQRACQSRASSRNVNRNSQSSVNEYPTLSQGNTGAAVTKLQQRLKQRGYFNANPTGNFGRVTKDAVIAFQRNAGISANGIVGRQTWNALLGYSQAPARSSLSTQQIRELQERLRQLGYFKANPTGNTGPVTREAIAKFQQDYRLPVNGAANTQILAAVRQASAGGYPTQQPTRNYLTVGDRSDNVRLVQDRLSQLGFFNANSDGYYSDYTRESVFAFQQSSRLNATGNVDWQTWEALGLNNSTASNYIETNPYVAPVTNGYLLPETNGNILAGNNRYTVIVPIFSNDTLTKVQQYIPYAVAEESNLGDYVNAGGFSDRKEAERITKMLRSYGLDARIKYN; the protein is encoded by the coding sequence GTGAAAACAGGGGTAGATAGCTCTGTAACCGAGCTTGCCTCAGTCTTTGAGGCATCTGAAAATATCAAGGTTGTTCATCTGCCAGTTATTTTAAAATTTTTGAATTGGAAAAATTTACCTAGCCCTGCTGCGATGCGTCTTTTGTCTGTAGCATTGACTATGGGAATTCTCAGTATTGCTGGGGAAGTTTCAGCAGCTCAGAAAATAGGAAGTAACGGTTCACAAGTTGCCAATAGCCAAAGATGTTTAAAAAAATTAGGTTACTTTAAAGGCCCGGTGACAGGCAAGTTTGCTAGTTTGACTCAGAATGCTGTGATCAAATTTCAACAAGCCAATAGACTACCTGCGATTGGGGTTATAGGTCCTAGTACTCAAAAAGCGTTGCAAAGAGCGTGTCAGAGTAGAGCCTCTAGTAGGAATGTTAATCGAAATTCGCAATCTTCAGTCAATGAATATCCTACTCTTTCTCAAGGCAACACTGGTGCAGCCGTGACTAAGTTGCAACAGCGTCTGAAGCAGCGGGGTTATTTTAATGCTAATCCCACCGGAAATTTCGGGCGAGTCACTAAAGATGCTGTGATTGCATTTCAGCGAAATGCTGGTATATCTGCCAATGGAATTGTCGGTCGGCAAACTTGGAACGCACTACTAGGTTATTCTCAAGCTCCTGCTAGATCGAGTCTCTCCACTCAACAAATCAGAGAATTGCAAGAGCGTTTACGACAACTAGGCTACTTTAAAGCTAATCCCACTGGGAATACTGGCCCAGTTACCAGAGAAGCGATCGCCAAATTCCAACAAGATTATAGACTACCTGTGAATGGCGCAGCCAATACCCAAATTTTGGCAGCAGTACGTCAAGCCTCAGCTGGTGGATATCCTACTCAACAACCAACTAGAAATTATCTCACTGTTGGCGATCGCTCAGATAATGTGAGATTAGTTCAAGACCGTTTGTCGCAATTGGGCTTTTTTAATGCCAATTCTGATGGCTATTACAGTGATTACACCAGAGAATCAGTGTTCGCATTCCAGCAATCTTCTCGACTCAATGCTACTGGAAATGTAGATTGGCAAACTTGGGAAGCATTAGGATTGAATAACTCGACTGCCAGTAATTATATTGAGACAAATCCCTATGTAGCACCTGTTACTAATGGTTATTTATTACCTGAAACTAACGGTAACATCTTAGCTGGTAACAATCGGTATACAGTTATCGTACCAATTTTTAGTAATGATACTCTTACTAAGGTGCAACAATATATACCTTATGCTGTGGCAGAGGAATCGAATCTGGGCGATTATGTGAATGCTGGAGGATTTAGCGATCGCAAAGAAGCAGAAAGAATAACGAAAATGCTCCGCTCCTATGGTTTGGATGCACGGATTAAATACAATTGA
- a CDS encoding DUF2281 domain-containing protein, with protein MNAKQKIIEEIENVPEEIIYEVLDFLLFLKAKEDKEDLEDAKAALKEAEEVGTISLGELKRELGL; from the coding sequence ATGAATGCCAAACAAAAAATAATTGAAGAGATCGAAAATGTACCAGAAGAAATCATTTACGAGGTTCTGGACTTTTTACTTTTTTTGAAAGCCAAAGAAGATAAAGAAGATTTAGAAGATGCAAAAGCTGCACTAAAAGAAGCAGAAGAGGTTGGTACGATTTCCTTGGGTGAACTCAAAAGAGAATTAGGTTTGTGA
- the sbcC gene encoding exonuclease subunit SbcC, with the protein MIPVQIILKNFLSYRDATLDFRGLHTACISGSNGAGKSSLLEAITWAIWGESRASTEDDVIYSGAKEVRVDFTFQSNQQTYRVIRTRIRGATSVLEFQIETPSGFRPLTGKGVRATQDSILEHIKLDYDTFINSAYLRQGRADEFMLKRPTERKEILAQLLKLNQYDDLEERAKESSRQFKARAEELERSLDSIKVQLQQRQTTEAQRDQLEAELNQLQQVQAFDNIQLQSLQVVQHQRQNWEQQLSFVKQQYQNLNQDCDRLQQEQLAIGYQLSEIEKILHQEAEIKAGYAQYQSLQSQEEAFAAKFEEYSRAGQTRQQKQQQLTKQIQEIERQLQQAQAQIEALQQQEREIQQTLTKSGEVEAALSQLGAARHHLAHLDQLQMQVTPLLQQRATLQSQLDRTHAGLVARLEQLQNTENQLQRQHRRQPQLQQAVMDVAIQIEELEKKRVYLQRVQEKGQERRHFIERLQAHQRDYEKLLGELEQKLQMLQNPNALCPLCERPLDEHHWSRVVEKTQTELDDTQGQFWVVREQMAVSDREIQVLRQEYREISQQLAIYDGLREQRGQLAAQLEATTDVQHQLEHIAAEKQHLERSLQAGDYAPNQQAELRKLDQYLQHVNYNEQDHALARSEVERWRWAEIKQSQIKDATKRQAQLAARKPELLATIAELQARIHQEQTNSECAKQIAALERHIVEIGYSLELHNNLRMAVKKAQSWHLRYQQLLAAQQQYPQLQTRLKELEDSRGARITEWQKLASQIESIIEQLQATANPSAQIQALEQQLAIRRRQLDEQIAKLGRLEQLAHQLETLQIQYEQQYKQLQSCKQEYRVYQELAQAFGKNGIQALMIENVLPQLEAETNQLLSRLSANQFHVQFITQKAGRHGKSTKKNAKLIDTLDILIADSRGTRAYETYSGGEAFRINFAIRLALAKLLAQRAGAALQLLIVDEGFGTQDAEGCDRLVAAINAIASDFACILTVTHMPHLKEAFQARIEVNKTQQGSQLSLSI; encoded by the coding sequence ATGATCCCAGTACAAATTATCCTCAAAAACTTTCTCAGTTACCGTGATGCAACTTTAGATTTTCGCGGTTTGCATACGGCTTGTATTTCTGGTTCCAATGGTGCGGGTAAATCTTCTCTTTTAGAAGCAATCACTTGGGCAATTTGGGGTGAAAGCCGCGCCAGTACTGAAGACGATGTTATTTATTCTGGCGCGAAAGAAGTTCGGGTTGATTTTACTTTCCAAAGTAACCAGCAAACATATCGGGTGATTCGTACTCGAATTCGGGGAGCTACTAGCGTCCTGGAATTTCAAATAGAAACACCCTCTGGGTTTCGTCCACTCACGGGCAAAGGGGTAAGAGCAACCCAAGATTCGATTTTAGAACACATTAAGCTCGATTACGATACTTTTATTAATTCTGCTTACTTACGTCAAGGTCGTGCAGATGAATTCATGCTCAAACGACCTACGGAACGCAAAGAAATTTTAGCCCAGTTGTTGAAACTAAATCAATATGATGATTTGGAAGAACGGGCAAAGGAATCTTCTCGTCAGTTTAAAGCACGGGCTGAGGAACTAGAGCGTTCTTTGGATTCGATTAAAGTTCAGCTGCAACAACGCCAGACAACCGAAGCGCAAAGGGATCAGTTAGAAGCTGAACTGAATCAACTACAACAGGTACAAGCTTTTGACAATATTCAATTACAAAGTTTGCAAGTTGTCCAGCACCAGCGCCAAAATTGGGAACAACAACTGAGTTTTGTCAAGCAGCAATATCAAAATCTTAACCAAGACTGCGATCGCCTACAACAAGAGCAGTTAGCGATTGGTTATCAGCTATCAGAGATAGAAAAAATCTTACATCAAGAAGCTGAAATTAAAGCTGGATATGCCCAATATCAAAGTCTGCAATCTCAAGAAGAAGCTTTTGCTGCCAAATTTGAAGAATATAGCCGCGCCGGACAAACTCGCCAACAAAAACAACAACAGCTTACCAAACAAATTCAGGAAATCGAACGACAACTGCAACAAGCCCAAGCCCAAATCGAAGCTTTGCAGCAACAAGAGCGAGAAATTCAGCAAACTCTCACCAAATCCGGCGAAGTTGAAGCTGCTTTGTCCCAACTGGGCGCAGCACGTCACCATCTTGCTCATTTAGATCAGTTGCAAATGCAGGTGACTCCTTTGTTGCAACAACGAGCAACTTTACAAAGCCAATTAGATCGGACTCATGCTGGTTTAGTAGCGCGGCTCGAACAACTGCAAAATACAGAAAACCAATTGCAACGCCAGCACCGACGCCAACCGCAATTGCAACAAGCGGTGATGGATGTAGCAATCCAGATTGAGGAATTGGAGAAAAAGCGGGTTTATTTGCAACGAGTCCAGGAAAAAGGGCAAGAAAGGCGTCACTTTATTGAACGTCTACAAGCTCACCAACGGGATTATGAAAAACTGCTGGGAGAATTAGAGCAAAAACTACAAATGCTCCAAAATCCCAATGCTCTTTGTCCGTTGTGCGAACGTCCACTGGATGAACATCATTGGAGCCGTGTGGTGGAAAAAACCCAAACTGAGTTAGATGATACTCAAGGACAGTTTTGGGTAGTGCGGGAACAAATGGCTGTGTCTGATAGAGAAATTCAGGTACTGAGGCAGGAATATCGAGAAATATCGCAACAATTGGCAATTTATGATGGTTTACGCGAACAGCGGGGACAATTGGCGGCACAGTTAGAAGCCACAACTGATGTCCAACATCAATTAGAACACATTGCTGCGGAAAAACAACATTTAGAGCGATCGCTACAAGCTGGTGATTACGCTCCCAATCAACAAGCCGAACTCCGAAAGTTAGACCAATATCTACAACACGTTAATTATAATGAACAAGATCACGCCCTAGCTCGCAGCGAAGTTGAGCGGTGGCGCTGGGCAGAAATTAAACAAAGCCAGATTAAAGACGCTACTAAGCGACAAGCGCAACTAGCAGCCCGAAAACCAGAACTGCTAGCTACTATTGCCGAATTACAAGCCAGAATCCACCAAGAACAAACTAATTCTGAATGTGCCAAGCAAATTGCGGCTCTGGAACGTCACATTGTTGAAATTGGCTACAGTTTGGAGCTGCACAACAACCTCCGTATGGCTGTTAAGAAAGCTCAATCTTGGCATTTGCGATATCAGCAACTTTTAGCAGCCCAGCAGCAATATCCCCAACTCCAGACGAGATTAAAAGAATTAGAGGATTCCAGAGGCGCCAGAATAACAGAGTGGCAAAAACTCGCCAGCCAAATCGAAAGCATAATTGAGCAACTCCAAGCAACAGCCAACCCATCTGCCCAAATTCAAGCCCTAGAGCAGCAGCTAGCAATACGCAGACGCCAACTCGATGAGCAAATAGCCAAGTTGGGACGTTTAGAACAGTTGGCGCATCAACTGGAAACGCTGCAAATTCAGTACGAACAACAGTACAAACAACTACAATCTTGCAAGCAGGAATACCGTGTTTATCAGGAATTAGCGCAAGCTTTTGGTAAAAATGGTATCCAAGCACTGATGATTGAAAATGTCTTACCACAACTGGAAGCTGAGACAAATCAATTACTTTCGCGGTTGAGTGCTAATCAATTTCATGTACAGTTTATTACTCAAAAAGCTGGGCGTCATGGTAAATCAACTAAGAAAAACGCCAAGTTGATAGACACCTTGGATATTTTAATCGCCGATTCCAGAGGAACGCGGGCTTATGAAACTTATTCTGGTGGAGAAGCTTTTAGAATTAACTTTGCCATCCGTTTGGCGTTGGCGAAATTATTAGCACAACGGGCGGGGGCGGCGTTGCAATTGTTAATTGTAGATGAGGGTTTTGGTACACAGGATGCTGAAGGATGCGATCGCTTAGTTGCAGCGATTAATGCGATCGCTTCTGATTTCGCTTGCATTCTCACCGTCACCCACATGCCTCACCTCAAAGAAGCTTTCCAAGCTAGGATTGAGGTGAATAAAACTCAACAAGGTTCGCAGTTGAGTTTGTCAATTTAA
- a CDS encoding GAF domain-containing sensor histidine kinase gives MLMSASSDFLALCREQIALLTQGLGATLSIVYLTQELVETPSGEAKLIPVMIYPETALLPQAEETAQTTVPKQLQVGNRLVLPNHQQRLLTPGSESPTSSREFGIPDASGPHLQEEYLLSGNQIVLPLVYEGVMMGLLVTGRKDREWNEHEQSQIQRIAQTLAIACILDQRRAWLQQQLHEQQILQEKQQDLLDNLLHQFRNPLTALRTFGKLLLKRLRPADTNRDVASSIVRESDRLQELLQQFEQVIDLTEADLAPLHLPENEVFVEATVQKDAKPPLLLPGTGDKAVDCSLADILEPLLISAKAIAQERKLKLVTEFKYNLPLVRANIKALREVLNNIIDNALKYTPAGGKILIQGGQQKGNFQGIVISDNGPGIPPEDLEHLGERHYRGVQAQTEIPGTGLGLAIAKQLIEQMQGEIEVFSPAINSKLTSPNRPGTTFIIWLPEVEN, from the coding sequence ATGTTAATGTCTGCCAGTTCTGATTTTCTTGCTCTGTGCCGAGAGCAAATAGCACTCCTGACCCAAGGGCTGGGAGCAACTTTAAGTATTGTGTACCTAACACAAGAATTGGTAGAGACTCCCTCTGGCGAGGCAAAACTGATTCCTGTAATGATTTATCCCGAAACAGCATTATTACCGCAAGCAGAGGAAACTGCCCAGACTACAGTACCTAAGCAGCTTCAAGTTGGAAATAGATTGGTATTACCCAATCATCAACAAAGGTTATTAACACCAGGATCGGAATCTCCAACCTCGTCACGGGAGTTTGGGATACCGGATGCGTCTGGGCCTCATTTACAAGAGGAATATCTACTGAGTGGTAACCAAATTGTTTTACCTCTGGTCTATGAGGGTGTGATGATGGGGTTGCTGGTGACTGGTAGGAAAGACCGGGAATGGAACGAACACGAGCAAAGTCAGATTCAACGCATAGCCCAAACACTGGCGATCGCTTGTATTTTAGATCAGCGACGAGCATGGTTACAGCAACAGTTGCACGAACAACAAATTCTCCAAGAAAAACAGCAGGATTTGTTAGACAACCTGTTGCATCAGTTTCGTAACCCATTAACCGCATTGCGGACTTTTGGTAAACTTTTATTAAAGCGACTCAGACCAGCAGACACTAACCGGGATGTAGCAAGTAGTATCGTGCGAGAAAGCGATCGCCTGCAAGAATTACTGCAACAATTTGAGCAAGTAATTGACTTGACAGAGGCAGATTTAGCACCACTACATCTGCCGGAAAATGAAGTATTTGTAGAAGCAACTGTCCAAAAAGATGCTAAACCGCCCCTATTATTGCCGGGAACGGGAGATAAAGCAGTTGACTGCTCCCTGGCAGATATATTAGAACCATTATTAATATCAGCTAAAGCAATAGCACAAGAGCGCAAGCTAAAACTAGTAACCGAATTTAAGTATAATTTGCCCTTAGTACGTGCCAACATCAAAGCATTACGAGAAGTGTTAAATAACATTATCGATAATGCATTGAAATACACTCCTGCTGGCGGTAAAATTTTGATTCAGGGCGGGCAACAAAAAGGTAATTTTCAAGGAATTGTTATCAGTGACAATGGACCTGGCATTCCACCTGAAGATTTAGAGCATCTTGGAGAACGGCATTATCGGGGTGTACAAGCGCAAACAGAAATCCCCGGTACAGGTTTGGGGTTAGCGATCGCTAAACAATTAATAGAGCAAATGCAGGGCGAAATCGAGGTTTTCAGCCCTGCAATCAACTCTAAATTAACTTCACCTAATAGACCAGGAACCACGTTTATTATTTGGTTGCCGGAAGTTGAGAATTAG
- a CDS encoding S-layer homology domain-containing protein has protein sequence MLTLNRWKSGTAALMALSVTVGTVAPLLTAAPSFAQTTFSDVSSNYWAADFIQQLSQRGVIAGFPDGSFRPEEAVTRAQFAAMVNKAFQKAQQRSPISFTDVPSNYWASSAIQQAYTIGFLSGYPGNRFEPNQAIPRQQVLVSLANGLEYTASGNTESILQYFNDASNIASYARSPIAAATEKQIVVNYPNVKFLNPTATATRAQVAAFIYQALVSSNQASAINSPYVVALGSTNPTPVSVTIPQGTAIPVKYDKAEKILVTKDETAPLTLTVSQNVVTQEGSVVIPAGSQVVGQLKPATGGSQFIAQKLVLPGGQEYQLNASSEVITKTETVKKGTSTGSIIQNTVLGAGAAAAVSAVTGDRAIATEEVLGGAGIGALIGLFFGRNSVDLIAIDPDTDLQMTINQNLLVSVR, from the coding sequence ATGCTTACTTTAAATCGTTGGAAATCTGGAACAGCTGCACTCATGGCTTTAAGCGTCACAGTTGGGACTGTAGCACCCTTGTTGACAGCTGCACCTTCTTTTGCCCAAACTACTTTTTCTGATGTTTCATCTAATTATTGGGCAGCAGATTTTATTCAACAATTATCGCAACGAGGTGTGATTGCCGGATTTCCTGATGGTAGTTTCCGCCCTGAAGAAGCAGTAACACGCGCTCAATTTGCTGCTATGGTCAACAAAGCTTTCCAAAAAGCACAACAGCGATCGCCAATCAGTTTTACTGACGTGCCTAGCAATTATTGGGCATCCAGTGCCATTCAGCAAGCTTATACCATTGGTTTCTTATCAGGATATCCCGGCAACCGCTTTGAGCCTAACCAAGCGATTCCCCGCCAACAGGTTTTAGTTTCCCTCGCTAACGGTTTGGAATATACTGCCAGTGGTAATACCGAAAGCATCCTGCAATACTTCAACGATGCTTCTAACATCGCTAGCTATGCCCGTAGCCCCATCGCAGCAGCCACTGAGAAGCAAATCGTGGTGAACTATCCGAATGTGAAGTTCCTGAATCCAACTGCAACCGCCACTCGCGCCCAAGTAGCAGCTTTTATTTACCAAGCATTGGTTAGTTCTAATCAAGCCTCAGCAATTAACTCGCCCTACGTCGTAGCTCTTGGGTCTACTAACCCAACACCTGTATCTGTCACAATTCCCCAAGGGACAGCTATCCCTGTGAAGTATGACAAGGCAGAAAAAATTCTGGTTACCAAGGACGAAACAGCACCTTTGACACTGACAGTATCCCAAAATGTAGTTACGCAAGAAGGATCTGTAGTGATTCCTGCTGGTAGTCAAGTTGTTGGTCAACTCAAACCTGCTACAGGCGGTTCTCAATTCATTGCCCAGAAACTAGTTTTGCCCGGAGGTCAAGAATATCAACTGAACGCTAGTTCTGAAGTGATTACCAAAACTGAAACCGTCAAAAAGGGTACTAGTACTGGATCAATCATTCAGAATACCGTATTGGGCGCAGGAGCCGCCGCTGCGGTATCTGCCGTCACTGGCGATCGCGCCATTGCCACAGAAGAAGTCTTGGGTGGTGCTGGTATCGGGGCGTTGATTGGTCTATTCTTCGGTAGAAATAGTGTTGACTTAATCGCAATTGACCCAGATACCGATTTACAAATGACAATCAATCAAAACTTGTTGGTTTCAGTTAGATAG
- a CDS encoding conjugal transfer protein TrbI — MTRIHRWKSGTAALMAMAVTTSVITPMIPFAPANAQYNVGQYGNVTIPSGVNLPVRYEKETITIVPGESKSITLRIANNITDSNRNVLIPAGTKVTGRLEPVDLDGYSTDDDNQGKGVRFVAQELEFSNGRRQSINASSRTYTTTQKVKQNPSTGQVLTDAGIGAGAGLLGSLITGNNRIDDLKPVIGAAAGAGASVLLRKKEVNAFVIRPTQDLRLTLNSNLTLYR, encoded by the coding sequence ATGACTCGCATACATCGATGGAAATCTGGAACTGCTGCACTCATGGCAATGGCTGTTACCACCAGCGTCATTACACCCATGATTCCCTTTGCTCCTGCTAATGCACAATATAATGTCGGGCAATATGGAAATGTGACGATTCCTTCTGGAGTGAATTTGCCCGTTAGGTACGAAAAGGAAACAATTACTATCGTTCCTGGCGAAAGTAAATCCATAACCTTGAGAATAGCGAATAACATTACTGACAGTAATAGAAATGTCTTGATTCCCGCTGGTACTAAAGTAACTGGACGCCTAGAACCTGTTGATTTAGATGGTTATTCCACAGATGATGATAACCAAGGAAAAGGCGTGCGGTTTGTAGCCCAAGAATTAGAATTTTCTAATGGTCGCCGTCAGTCAATTAATGCAAGTTCTCGGACATACACCACAACTCAAAAAGTTAAACAAAACCCTAGCACTGGTCAAGTGTTGACTGATGCAGGTATTGGTGCCGGTGCTGGTCTTTTAGGTTCACTAATTACTGGTAACAACAGAATTGATGATTTAAAACCTGTGATTGGTGCGGCTGCGGGTGCAGGAGCAAGTGTCCTGCTGCGGAAAAAAGAAGTGAATGCCTTCGTTATCAGACCCACACAAGATTTGAGGCTGACACTGAATTCTAACTTAACCCTATACCGCTAA
- a CDS encoding DUF3155 domain-containing protein has translation MARRRKRKSRRRQEGRRILEHVPQYSIESGEEKPVTAARRFIQAEGILPPALLLVKRNEHTTDRYFWAEKGLFGAQYVEENHFLFPSLRTLEAPTGQEALALTAR, from the coding sequence TTGGCAAGGAGACGCAAAAGAAAAAGTCGTCGTCGTCAGGAAGGACGGCGGATTCTGGAACATGTGCCTCAATATAGCATCGAAAGTGGCGAAGAAAAACCTGTGACAGCAGCGAGAAGGTTCATTCAAGCTGAAGGTATATTGCCACCTGCGTTGCTACTCGTAAAGCGAAACGAACACACCACAGACCGTTATTTCTGGGCAGAAAAGGGACTGTTTGGTGCTCAATACGTAGAGGAAAACCATTTCTTGTTTCCCAGCCTGAGGACTTTAGAAGCTCCTACAGGTCAAGAAGCCCTTGCTTTAACTGCTCGCTGA
- a CDS encoding PadR family transcriptional regulator, translating into MKLEDIYQFFENPPPTYLCQELAVCYILSILLEGESYGTELIQRLETEYPTYRLSDTVLYSAIKFLEDERAINGYWKKLEGRGRPRRMYQVSPEWQVPAQDLAFLWQDYINGRTK; encoded by the coding sequence ATGAAACTTGAGGATATATATCAATTCTTTGAAAATCCTCCGCCAACTTACCTTTGTCAGGAATTAGCAGTTTGTTACATACTGTCTATTTTGTTAGAAGGTGAATCCTACGGAACCGAGTTAATCCAACGATTAGAAACTGAATATCCCACCTATAGGCTTTCCGATACCGTACTTTACAGTGCAATCAAGTTTCTGGAAGACGAAAGGGCAATTAATGGATATTGGAAAAAACTCGAAGGACGGGGACGCCCCAGGCGGATGTACCAAGTTTCTCCAGAATGGCAAGTTCCAGCGCAGGATTTAGCTTTTCTTTGGCAAGACTACATCAACGGGCGAACAAAGTAA